In Corynebacterium afermentans subsp. afermentans, a genomic segment contains:
- the mgtE gene encoding magnesium transporter has protein sequence MTTANAAAIAHLEKQLNRHRLDSGDLDGLHEELTEIPLHDVVHVVERQPSKRGAVLIRLLSPERAAAAFDALDPAHQAEIVEALGREDVAGLFSALGAEDRVRMLDNMPAEIAERFLGDLDEDARADTNLILGYEKGSVGRAMSPNVAAVGPGEGVRDVVDKLRAQADDFETVYTIAVVDPERTLCGVVWLRDLFRAAPDARVGDVMRESPAVQVSDDAEDAARRLLSSGQLAFPVVDDGNRLMGIFTFDEAQDIVEHADSEDTARQGGSESLKQPYLATPVLKLVRSRIVWLLVLALSAILTVQVLGVFEGTLAQVTVLSLFIPLLTGTGGNTGNQAATTVTRALALHDVTKGDILKVMWRELRVGATLGTVLGVLGLAIAWAVFGQDIGIVIGSTLFCVCAMSATVGGLMPIVAKTVGADPAVFSNPFISTFCDATGLVIYFAIAKAVLGL, from the coding sequence GTGACTACGGCCAACGCGGCGGCGATCGCGCACCTGGAAAAACAACTGAACCGGCACCGGTTGGACTCCGGCGACCTGGACGGCCTCCACGAGGAGCTGACAGAAATCCCGTTGCACGATGTGGTGCACGTGGTGGAGCGGCAGCCGTCGAAACGCGGCGCTGTGCTCATCCGCCTGCTGTCGCCAGAGCGTGCCGCGGCGGCCTTCGACGCGCTTGATCCCGCCCACCAGGCGGAGATTGTGGAGGCACTCGGGCGCGAAGATGTCGCCGGCCTGTTCAGCGCGCTCGGCGCCGAGGACCGCGTGCGCATGCTGGACAACATGCCCGCGGAGATCGCGGAGCGGTTCCTGGGGGATCTGGACGAGGACGCGCGGGCGGACACCAACCTCATTCTCGGCTACGAGAAGGGCTCGGTCGGCCGTGCTATGAGCCCCAATGTGGCGGCGGTTGGTCCGGGTGAGGGGGTGCGGGACGTCGTCGACAAGCTAAGGGCTCAGGCGGATGACTTTGAGACCGTCTACACCATCGCAGTGGTGGATCCGGAGCGCACGCTGTGCGGTGTGGTGTGGCTTCGCGACCTGTTCAGGGCAGCGCCGGACGCCCGAGTCGGCGATGTGATGAGGGAGAGCCCGGCGGTGCAGGTCAGCGACGACGCCGAGGACGCTGCCCGCCGCCTGCTTTCGTCCGGCCAGCTCGCGTTTCCGGTGGTCGACGACGGCAACCGCCTCATGGGCATCTTCACCTTCGACGAGGCCCAAGACATTGTGGAGCACGCCGACAGCGAGGACACCGCGCGCCAGGGCGGCTCCGAGTCCCTGAAGCAGCCGTACCTAGCCACCCCGGTGCTCAAGCTGGTGCGCTCGCGCATCGTGTGGCTGTTGGTGCTGGCGCTCTCGGCCATTTTGACCGTGCAGGTCCTCGGCGTGTTCGAGGGCACGCTCGCGCAGGTGACAGTGCTGTCGCTGTTCATCCCGCTGCTCACCGGCACGGGCGGCAACACCGGCAACCAGGCGGCCACGACGGTGACAAGGGCACTCGCGCTTCACGACGTCACCAAAGGCGACATCCTGAAAGTCATGTGGCGCGAACTGCGCGTCGGCGCGACCCTCGGAACAGTGCTGGGCGTGCTCGGATTGGCTATCGCGTGGGCCGTTTTCGGCCAAGACATCGGAATAGTGATAGGAAGCACACTATTTTGTGTCTGCGCCATGTCTGCGACCGTTGGCGGGCTCATGCCGATCGTGGCGAAGACCGTCGGCGCGGACCCGGCGGTGTTTTCCAACCCGTTCATCTCTACCTTCTGCGACGCGACCGGCCTGGTGATCTACTTCGCCATTGCCAAGGCGGTACTCGGCTTGTAG
- a CDS encoding SpaA isopeptide-forming pilin-related protein, producing MTDQNDEPVPGVKVELVDGDSRIEVEVDGNGNIVSKDVPAGKYTVEVTPPDGYELSPEEKDKLRDNPVEVRPGERAQLPDIKLDNKNPGSVVDGSVKDQYDKPVPGVKVELVDGDRRIEVDVDGEGNIISRDDVPAGDYTVEVTLPDGYELSPEENDKLRDNPVEVRPGERAQLPDIKLDNKNPGSVVDGSVKDQYDKPVPGVKVELVDGDRRIEVDVDGEGNIISRDDVPAGDYTVEVTLPDGYELSPEENDKLRDNPVEVRPGERAQLPDIKLDNKNPGSVVDGSVKDQYDKPVPGVKVELVDGDRRIEVDVDGEGNIISRDDVPAGDYTVEVTLPDGYELSPEENDKLRDNPVEVRPGERAQLPDIKLDKRPQPEPSNTSTSVVPVPSPTEPSTTTQPSTSTTATPTSTKTTTTQPSTSTSATPTSTKTTTTQPSTSTSATPTSTKTTTTQPSTSTSTTEQSTPTSTTATTTKPATSTTKQSTPTSTTATTTKPTTTKTTTSATKPTAAPAPTTTSKPEPKKPSIIGTVTDPEGNPLPPSKDKAGKPQPPTVIVKDKDGNQVGDPIKVDENGNFEVPEVPEDGDYVVIVDAPDGFNDPKPQVVPVKKGETSKLPPIKVDKPEIELDKNKPAAQPGSVHGWLVDDSNRPITGSDIKLVKKGVTDPETGEKFDYEVPIKVDADGYFVTPPIDFKYFPDGKADFDLEVTLPEGWPDVDVNGDKINRTVTVKSGESTPVEIKVEAPKTQSIVGRVDDGNGKAVPGTVVVVTDPRGNSRVIPVEDDGSFEIDDVIPGVHDVEILTPGRGNDVDPIKVPVRAGEDVELPEIHLTTNKSLKLEKRVWGRDADNNGQVENEDGELVDDVMTVKDGEDLIYALIVTNDGDEPIKDIEFDDPELEKRNIELTMPEDWTAESELAPGESKVWSAKMKAPEDAFDFNNVATANGVTSKGEKVGSLPDSAYTKFLRGAVAKKVNARFATNKDKPVKAEANSPLGFTYEVKNTGSTAMVNVKLTDIVYEDGVDEDKCVPVKASDKTTDSQCYELDVKAPEGFNETLLPGERVIFTAELPEGLKPGAKHHNAAEARGELPARPGRGGSYAGEPQYGDDPSSVLIISPKDNIKGNAHVVVSEGAELDSSDLQVVAWVDENANGKQDPDEALRGLKLTLVPSDGTPSFAGNADENGNVLFEGTPYGKYTVKIDSPGELRLVDPKDPENNSFDPGAVLESKEFEVNKDEQYISLQLETPRTVGISEGDAAQAQGEEEGSSLGKCLASASSVSNPVAWLVPLGLLGAVMGGVGVMFEDELNQISAQANAAIREAMPNVDLGIGFQQPEWVTEIQGQWQAQIDQVNRQLAQISPAAPAAAGGVALLAIAGLLTGIFYAGCEAGWFEPSEESSSAGSSSKADAEGTEDVAGSSSSSSGGGSSKKNEADADTQPEEAAN from the coding sequence GTGACGGATCAGAACGATGAGCCGGTGCCGGGTGTGAAGGTTGAGCTGGTTGACGGCGATTCTCGTATCGAGGTGGAAGTTGACGGCAACGGCAACATCGTGTCGAAGGATGTGCCTGCTGGTAAGTACACCGTTGAGGTGACGCCGCCGGATGGCTATGAGCTTTCTCCGGAGGAGAAGGACAAGCTGCGGGATAATCCGGTTGAGGTGCGTCCGGGTGAGCGTGCGCAGCTGCCGGACATCAAGCTGGATAACAAGAATCCGGGTTCGGTTGTTGATGGTTCGGTGAAGGATCAGTACGACAAGCCGGTTCCGGGTGTGAAGGTTGAGCTTGTTGATGGCGATCGTCGTATCGAGGTTGATGTTGATGGTGAGGGCAACATCATTTCGAGGGATGACGTGCCGGCTGGTGATTACACCGTTGAGGTGACGTTGCCGGATGGCTATGAGCTTTCTCCGGAGGAGAACGACAAGCTGCGGGATAATCCGGTTGAGGTGCGTCCGGGTGAGCGTGCGCAGCTGCCGGACATCAAGCTGGATAACAAGAATCCGGGTTCGGTTGTTGATGGTTCGGTGAAGGATCAGTACGACAAGCCGGTTCCGGGTGTGAAGGTTGAGCTTGTTGATGGCGATCGTCGTATCGAGGTTGATGTTGATGGTGAGGGCAACATCATTTCGAGGGATGACGTGCCGGCTGGTGATTACACCGTTGAGGTGACGTTGCCGGATGGCTATGAGCTTTCTCCGGAGGAGAACGACAAGCTGCGGGATAATCCGGTTGAGGTGCGTCCGGGTGAGCGTGCGCAGCTGCCGGACATCAAGCTGGATAACAAGAATCCGGGTTCGGTTGTTGATGGTTCGGTGAAGGATCAGTACGACAAGCCGGTTCCGGGTGTGAAGGTTGAGCTTGTTGATGGCGATCGTCGTATCGAGGTTGATGTTGATGGTGAGGGCAACATCATTTCGAGGGATGACGTGCCGGCTGGTGATTACACCGTTGAGGTGACGTTGCCGGATGGCTATGAGCTTTCTCCGGAGGAGAACGACAAGCTGCGGGATAATCCGGTTGAGGTGCGTCCGGGTGAGCGTGCGCAGCTGCCGGACATCAAGCTGGATAAGCGGCCTCAGCCAGAACCGAGCAATACTTCTACATCTGTCGTGCCGGTACCGAGCCCGACCGAGCCGTCTACCACGACGCAGCCGTCCACGTCTACTACGGCCACCCCGACGTCGACCAAGACGACCACGACGCAGCCGTCCACGTCCACTTCGGCCACCCCGACGTCGACCAAGACGACCACGACGCAGCCGTCCACGTCTACTTCGGCCACCCCGACGTCGACCAAGACGACCACGACGCAGCCGTCCACGTCCACTTCGACGACCGAGCAGTCCACTCCGACGTCGACCACGGCGACCACCACGAAGCCGGCCACTTCGACGACCAAGCAGTCCACTCCGACTTCGACCACGGCGACCACCACGAAGCCGACCACCACGAAGACGACGACCTCGGCGACCAAACCGACGGCCGCGCCTGCTCCGACCACGACCTCCAAGCCGGAGCCGAAGAAGCCGAGCATCATCGGCACTGTCACCGACCCGGAGGGCAACCCACTTCCGCCGTCGAAGGATAAGGCCGGCAAGCCGCAGCCGCCGACCGTGATTGTCAAGGACAAGGACGGCAACCAGGTCGGCGACCCGATCAAGGTCGACGAGAACGGCAACTTCGAGGTTCCGGAGGTGCCGGAGGACGGCGATTACGTGGTGATCGTCGACGCGCCGGACGGCTTCAACGATCCGAAACCGCAGGTTGTCCCGGTGAAGAAGGGCGAGACCTCCAAGCTGCCGCCGATCAAGGTGGACAAGCCGGAGATCGAGCTGGACAAGAACAAGCCGGCTGCGCAGCCGGGCTCCGTCCACGGTTGGTTGGTCGATGATTCCAACCGTCCGATCACCGGTTCCGACATCAAGCTGGTGAAGAAGGGCGTTACCGACCCGGAGACCGGTGAGAAGTTCGACTACGAGGTCCCGATCAAGGTCGACGCAGACGGCTACTTTGTCACCCCGCCGATCGACTTCAAGTACTTCCCGGACGGTAAGGCCGACTTCGACCTCGAGGTCACCCTGCCTGAGGGCTGGCCGGATGTGGACGTCAACGGCGACAAGATCAACCGCACCGTGACCGTTAAGTCTGGCGAGTCCACCCCGGTCGAGATCAAGGTTGAGGCGCCGAAGACCCAGTCCATCGTCGGCCGAGTCGACGACGGCAACGGCAAGGCGGTGCCGGGCACCGTTGTTGTGGTCACCGATCCGCGCGGCAACTCCCGCGTCATCCCGGTCGAGGACGACGGCTCCTTCGAAATCGACGACGTCATCCCGGGCGTCCACGATGTGGAGATCCTCACCCCGGGCCGCGGCAACGATGTCGACCCGATCAAGGTGCCGGTTCGTGCTGGCGAGGACGTCGAGCTGCCGGAGATCCACCTGACCACGAACAAGTCCCTGAAGCTTGAGAAGCGAGTATGGGGCCGCGATGCAGACAACAACGGCCAGGTCGAGAACGAGGATGGCGAGCTTGTCGACGATGTGATGACCGTCAAGGACGGCGAGGACCTCATCTACGCCCTCATCGTCACCAATGACGGCGACGAGCCGATCAAGGACATCGAGTTCGACGATCCGGAGCTGGAAAAGCGCAACATCGAGCTGACCATGCCGGAAGATTGGACCGCCGAGTCTGAGCTGGCACCGGGCGAGTCTAAGGTTTGGAGCGCCAAGATGAAGGCGCCGGAGGACGCGTTCGACTTCAACAACGTCGCAACCGCAAACGGTGTCACCTCCAAGGGAGAGAAGGTCGGCTCCCTGCCGGATTCCGCTTACACCAAGTTCCTGCGTGGCGCTGTGGCCAAGAAGGTCAACGCCCGCTTCGCGACGAACAAGGACAAGCCGGTTAAGGCTGAGGCCAACTCGCCGCTGGGCTTCACCTACGAGGTGAAGAACACCGGTTCCACCGCGATGGTCAACGTCAAACTCACCGACATCGTCTACGAGGACGGCGTTGACGAGGACAAGTGCGTGCCGGTGAAGGCATCCGACAAGACAACGGACAGCCAGTGCTACGAGCTTGATGTCAAGGCTCCGGAGGGATTCAACGAAACCCTGCTGCCGGGCGAGCGCGTGATCTTTACCGCTGAGCTGCCGGAAGGCCTCAAGCCGGGTGCGAAGCACCACAACGCTGCTGAGGCTCGCGGTGAGCTTCCGGCACGTCCGGGCCGCGGTGGCAGCTACGCGGGTGAGCCGCAGTACGGCGACGATCCGTCGTCCGTGCTGATCATCTCCCCGAAGGACAACATCAAGGGCAACGCCCACGTTGTGGTCTCCGAGGGCGCTGAGCTCGACTCCAGCGACCTCCAGGTTGTCGCCTGGGTCGACGAAAACGCCAATGGCAAGCAGGACCCGGACGAGGCCCTGCGCGGCCTGAAGCTCACGCTGGTGCCGTCCGACGGCACGCCGTCCTTCGCCGGTAATGCTGATGAGAACGGCAACGTCCTGTTCGAGGGCACTCCGTACGGCAAGTACACGGTGAAGATTGACAGCCCGGGCGAGCTGCGCCTGGTTGACCCGAAGGATCCGGAGAACAACTCCTTCGATCCGGGTGCGGTCCTCGAGTCCAAGGAGTTCGAGGTCAACAAGGACGAGCAGTACATCAGCCTCCAGCTTGAGACCCCGCGCACCGTGGGTATCTCTGAAGGTGATGCCGCACAGGCGCAGGGTGAAGAGGAAGGCAGCTCCCTGGGCAAGTGCCTGGCCTCTGCCTCCTCTGTGTCCAACCCGGTCGCGTGGCTGGTCCCGCTCGGTCTGCTTGGTGCCGTCATGGGTGGCGTCGGCGTGATGTTCGAGGATGAGCTGAACCAGATTTCTGCTCAGGCCAACGCGGCAATCCGTGAGGCAATGCCGAACGTCGACCTTGGCATCGGCTTCCAGCAGCCGGAGTGGGTCACTGAGATCCAGGGTCAGTGGCAGGCGCAGATCGACCAGGTGAACCGTCAGCTGGCACAGATCAGCCCGGCAGCCCCGGCTGCTGCGGGCGGCGTCGCTCTGCTGGCTATCGCTGGTTTGCTCACGGGTATCTTCTACGCCGGCTGCGAGGCTGGCTGGTTCGAGCCGAGTGAGGAGAGCAGCTCCGCCGGCAGCTCCTCCAAGGCAGACGCTGAGGGCACTGAAGATGTCGCTGGCTCCAGCAGCTCCAGCTCCGGGGGTGGCAGCTCCAAGAAGAATGAGGCTGACGCTGACACCCAGCCGGAAGAGGCCGCCAACTAA
- a CDS encoding prephenate dehydrogenase, giving the protein MTTHQLPPVCIVGLGLIGGSLMRDLHARGERVYGFTLHGARAARRDGFDVSDSVEEVLRRAEDERALVVVAVPMRAVASVLDQVAEFAPSCGITDVVSVKKPVFDLVVQRGLESRYVGGHPMAGTEFSGWTASQEGLFASAAWAVTFDYAREHPGDPEWAELFTVVCRLAAVVGAEAVPVSVDRHDEAVARVSHLPHVIAEALALVGDHGGTLAQSLSAGSFRGSTRVASTDPDLVRNMCETNAESLVPVLDEFIALLQGARDSLSGESRSLEELTKSGHRAHLRMAARKGARRESVSPVEISSRPIMRVHPGTPGWEKQLVQIESVGGRVEVF; this is encoded by the coding sequence GTGACTACACATCAGCTGCCCCCAGTGTGCATCGTCGGCCTCGGACTCATCGGCGGATCACTCATGCGCGACCTGCACGCGCGCGGCGAGCGCGTCTACGGCTTCACGCTGCACGGCGCACGTGCCGCGCGCAGGGACGGCTTCGACGTGTCCGACTCCGTAGAAGAGGTGCTGCGCCGCGCCGAGGACGAACGTGCGCTGGTGGTCGTGGCGGTGCCGATGCGGGCCGTGGCCTCCGTGCTAGACCAGGTAGCCGAGTTTGCGCCGTCGTGCGGCATCACCGACGTGGTGAGCGTGAAAAAGCCCGTCTTCGACCTTGTTGTGCAGCGCGGCTTGGAGTCCCGCTACGTGGGCGGGCATCCCATGGCCGGCACGGAGTTTTCCGGGTGGACCGCCTCCCAGGAAGGGCTGTTCGCAAGCGCCGCGTGGGCCGTCACCTTCGATTACGCCCGCGAGCACCCCGGCGACCCCGAGTGGGCCGAGCTGTTCACCGTGGTGTGCCGCCTGGCCGCGGTGGTTGGTGCGGAGGCGGTGCCGGTGTCTGTGGACCGCCACGACGAGGCCGTCGCCCGAGTGTCCCACCTGCCCCACGTCATCGCCGAGGCGCTGGCTTTAGTCGGCGACCACGGCGGCACCCTGGCGCAATCCCTGTCCGCCGGGTCCTTCCGTGGCTCCACGCGTGTGGCCAGCACCGACCCGGATCTGGTGCGCAACATGTGCGAGACCAACGCAGAATCGCTGGTGCCCGTGCTCGACGAGTTCATCGCCCTCCTTCAAGGCGCCCGCGACTCACTGTCCGGCGAGAGCCGATCACTTGAGGAACTGACCAAGTCCGGCCACCGCGCCCACCTGCGCATGGCCGCGCGCAAGGGGGCGCGACGCGAGTCCGTCTCGCCCGTGGAGATCTCCTCGCGCCCGATCATGCGCGTGCACCCGGGCACCCCCGGCTGGGAGAAGCAGCTGGTGCAGATCGAGTCCGTCGGCGGGCGCGTCGAGGTGTTCTAG
- a CDS encoding tRNA adenosine deaminase-associated protein: MSQDFPDGYAVTVERADGAWRVREFDDDFSDLSTSITAVRNLRAEGPAFALLNVEEDYLVIVRPGPSQTRVLISDATMAVDDDFAADILDEAGAEIPDIDPDELDNVDAWADGDFDILADLGLSEEQMSILLDDDADPADLAQAIADELGFGDELDDVVG, from the coding sequence ATGAGCCAGGATTTCCCGGACGGGTACGCAGTCACCGTCGAGCGCGCAGACGGCGCGTGGCGTGTGCGCGAGTTCGACGACGACTTTTCGGACCTTTCCACCTCCATCACCGCGGTGCGCAACCTGCGCGCGGAAGGTCCTGCGTTCGCGCTGCTCAATGTGGAGGAGGACTACCTGGTCATCGTGCGCCCGGGCCCGTCACAAACCCGCGTGCTCATCTCCGATGCGACGATGGCGGTGGACGACGATTTCGCCGCGGACATCCTGGACGAGGCCGGAGCCGAGATCCCGGACATCGACCCGGACGAGCTGGACAATGTGGACGCGTGGGCGGACGGGGACTTCGACATCCTCGCGGATCTCGGCCTGTCGGAAGAACAGATGAGCATTTTGCTTGACGACGACGCGGACCCGGCCGACCTTGCCCAGGCAATCGCCGACGAGCTCGGCTTCGGCGACGAGTTGGACGACGTTGTCGGCTAG
- a CDS encoding nucleoside deaminase: protein MRVALETATQTPAGDVPVGAVVFDGAGVVVGRGVNRREANCDPTAHAEVEAIRDAARTLGTWRLDGCELVVTLEPCTMCAGAILGARVSSLVFGAWEPKTGAVGSVLDAIRDPRHLHTPEVRAGVLEAEAAKMLAEFFEGLRSN, encoded by the coding sequence ATGCGCGTCGCGCTCGAGACCGCAACACAGACTCCCGCCGGCGACGTGCCGGTGGGCGCTGTCGTGTTTGACGGGGCCGGGGTGGTGGTGGGCAGGGGCGTGAATCGTCGAGAAGCGAACTGCGATCCCACCGCCCACGCCGAGGTGGAAGCGATCCGCGACGCGGCGCGGACGTTGGGGACGTGGCGGCTGGATGGATGCGAGCTGGTGGTGACGCTGGAGCCGTGCACGATGTGCGCCGGGGCGATTTTGGGCGCGCGGGTGTCCTCGCTGGTCTTCGGCGCGTGGGAGCCGAAGACGGGCGCGGTGGGCAGTGTGCTGGACGCGATCCGGGACCCGCGCCACCTGCACACCCCGGAGGTGCGCGCGGGTGTGTTGGAGGCGGAAGCTGCCAAAATGCTGGCGGAGTTCTTCGAAGGTCTGAGGAGTAATTGA
- a CDS encoding CsbD family protein — protein sequence MGIEDKADQLKGGAKEALGNVTDNENLANEGKADQLIGSAKEKLSEAGDAIKDKANEVAAKVEDKRDEAEDAAER from the coding sequence ATGGGTATTGAGGACAAGGCAGACCAGCTCAAGGGCGGCGCTAAGGAAGCGCTGGGCAACGTCACCGATAACGAGAACCTGGCCAACGAGGGCAAGGCTGACCAGCTGATCGGCTCCGCCAAGGAGAAGCTCTCCGAGGCTGGCGACGCTATCAAGGACAAGGCCAACGAGGTCGCCGCTAAGGTCGAGGACAAGCGCGACGAGGCTGAGGACGCCGCTGAGCGCTAA
- a CDS encoding MMPL family transporter — protein sequence MAKLLYKLGRWSYLHKWRVIVAWLLLLGATAAGALSLMKPFTDEFAIEDTPAINALDTMAENFPDAGNVATAPSVNLVFAAPEGQRLDTPEHMAAMDQTVGYIRNHLGVEGQRFGNPVQVNDELQRTIIEQMSEMGMPPERAEADAHNLRMLSDDARIGYTTFDFDAPSSMSVDQADRDVVTEAMQLGRDAGLQVEAGGAGFGDPIAVKTTSELVGLGVAFVVLVVTFGSLAASVIPLISAVVGVGIGALLVMLTTHWVELNNVTPVLAVMIGLAVGIDYALFILSRFRQEARDLPPDKAAGMAVGTAGSSVVFAGTTVFTALVALALAQIEFLTWMGLAAAATVAIAVLVALTLVPALLGLWGSKAFAGKIPGLAGNPGPGKRPGKDLDENSMGRRWVRFVEKAPGLVMAVVVLGLGALSIPVLNLEMALPSDTTSNLDTTQRKSADLMAEGFGPGVNAPLLLVVDAHSVNPDSEILQPYMDAIPDEAGGDAEKAALASFIYTVGEVGAVGGITHAQLIGANDDLTAAQILATPDGGPEEQRTLAVAHGVRDVIGQVEDATGVDVGLTGLTAVQMDITEELAEAMPLYLSIVVGLAIVLLMVVFRSILVPLVAGLGFLLSVGAAFGVTVLVFQEGLFGLVNTPGPILSFLPIFMIGVTFGLAMDYQVFLVTRIREAYLKRGDADKLRAVYESTVEGFAQGARVVTAAAIIMIAVFIAFLDQPLPFIQIFGFALGIAVLFDAFFIRMALVPATMYILGRSTWWMPAWLDRLLPEVDVEGTELEKEHA from the coding sequence GTGGCGAAACTGCTGTACAAACTCGGGCGCTGGTCGTACCTGCACAAGTGGCGGGTGATCGTCGCCTGGCTGCTGCTGCTCGGGGCGACGGCTGCTGGCGCGCTGTCGCTGATGAAGCCGTTCACGGACGAGTTCGCCATCGAGGACACCCCGGCCATCAACGCGCTGGACACTATGGCGGAGAACTTCCCGGACGCGGGCAACGTGGCCACCGCGCCGAGCGTGAACCTGGTCTTCGCCGCGCCGGAGGGGCAACGGCTGGACACCCCGGAGCACATGGCGGCGATGGATCAAACCGTCGGCTACATCCGGAACCACCTGGGCGTGGAGGGCCAGCGCTTCGGTAACCCGGTGCAGGTCAACGATGAATTGCAACGCACCATCATCGAGCAGATGTCGGAGATGGGCATGCCACCCGAGCGCGCGGAGGCGGACGCGCACAATTTGCGGATGCTTTCCGACGACGCGCGTATCGGCTACACCACCTTCGACTTCGATGCCCCGTCGTCGATGTCCGTGGACCAGGCGGACCGCGACGTGGTGACTGAGGCCATGCAGCTGGGCCGCGACGCCGGGCTGCAGGTGGAGGCCGGCGGCGCCGGCTTCGGCGACCCGATCGCGGTGAAAACCACCTCCGAGCTGGTTGGCCTGGGCGTGGCGTTTGTGGTGCTGGTGGTGACGTTTGGTTCCCTCGCGGCGTCGGTGATCCCGCTGATCTCCGCCGTGGTGGGCGTGGGCATCGGCGCGCTTTTGGTGATGCTGACCACGCACTGGGTGGAGCTGAACAACGTCACCCCGGTGCTGGCCGTGATGATCGGCCTGGCCGTGGGCATCGACTACGCCCTGTTCATCCTCTCGCGCTTCCGGCAGGAGGCGCGGGACCTGCCGCCGGACAAGGCTGCGGGCATGGCCGTGGGCACCGCCGGTTCCTCGGTGGTGTTCGCCGGCACCACGGTGTTCACGGCCCTGGTGGCGCTGGCGTTGGCGCAGATCGAGTTCCTCACCTGGATGGGCCTGGCGGCCGCAGCCACCGTCGCGATTGCCGTGCTGGTGGCGCTCACCCTCGTGCCGGCGCTGCTCGGCCTGTGGGGCTCGAAGGCGTTCGCGGGCAAGATCCCCGGCCTGGCGGGCAACCCCGGGCCCGGGAAACGCCCGGGCAAGGACCTGGACGAAAACTCCATGGGCCGGCGCTGGGTCCGCTTCGTGGAGAAGGCCCCCGGCCTGGTCATGGCCGTGGTGGTGCTGGGCCTCGGCGCCCTGAGCATCCCGGTGCTGAACCTGGAGATGGCGCTGCCGTCTGACACCACCTCCAACCTGGACACCACCCAGCGCAAGTCCGCCGACCTGATGGCGGAGGGCTTCGGCCCCGGCGTCAACGCCCCGCTGCTGTTGGTGGTGGACGCGCACAGCGTCAACCCGGATTCGGAGATCCTGCAGCCGTACATGGACGCCATCCCGGACGAGGCCGGCGGCGACGCCGAGAAGGCGGCGCTGGCCAGCTTCATCTACACCGTGGGCGAGGTCGGTGCCGTCGGCGGCATCACCCACGCCCAGCTCATCGGCGCCAACGACGACCTCACCGCCGCGCAGATCCTGGCCACTCCGGACGGCGGGCCTGAGGAGCAGCGCACCCTCGCCGTCGCCCACGGCGTGCGCGACGTGATCGGCCAGGTGGAAGACGCCACCGGGGTAGACGTGGGGCTGACCGGCCTGACCGCGGTGCAGATGGACATCACCGAGGAGCTCGCCGAGGCCATGCCGCTGTACCTGTCCATCGTGGTGGGTCTGGCCATCGTGCTGCTCATGGTGGTGTTCCGCTCCATCCTCGTGCCCCTGGTGGCCGGGCTCGGCTTCTTGCTCTCTGTCGGCGCCGCGTTCGGCGTGACCGTCCTGGTCTTCCAGGAGGGTCTGTTCGGCCTGGTCAACACCCCGGGCCCGATCCTGTCGTTCTTGCCCATCTTCATGATCGGCGTGACCTTCGGCCTGGCCATGGACTACCAGGTCTTCCTGGTCACCCGCATCCGTGAGGCGTATCTGAAACGTGGGGACGCGGATAAGCTTCGCGCCGTCTACGAATCCACCGTCGAAGGCTTCGCGCAGGGCGCACGCGTGGTCACCGCAGCCGCGATCATCATGATCGCCGTGTTCATCGCTTTCCTTGACCAGCCGCTGCCGTTCATCCAAATCTTCGGTTTCGCCCTCGGCATCGCCGTGCTTTTCGACGCCTTCTTTATCCGCATGGCCCTCGTCCCCGCCACCATGTACATCCTGGGCCGCTCCACCTGGTGGATGCCCGCATGGCTCGACCGTCTCCTGCCCGAAGTGGACGTCGAGGGCACCGAACTAGAAAAGGAACACGCATGA